Proteins from a single region of Stutzerimonas stutzeri:
- a CDS encoding flagellar hook protein FlgE produces MSFNIGLSGLRAASKDLNVTGNNIANAGTVGFKQSRAEFSDVYAASVLGTGKNPQGSGVLMSNISQQFNQGNINYTQNALDLAINGNGFFQVSNNGAVSYTRAGYFGTDRQGFLVDNFGYKLQGFPVDGNGNLQNGVVGDLQIQTTNQEPKATSTINTAFNLNSTLKSPVTWQTTYDAAVDPQVYQAAYDDTYGARLPVLIAEYYADPANSVVDPDNPSPQEIADATAYATPFAEAAAVAAGNNATRAAALTAANATFDPTDPTTYNSSTSLNIYDSQGNAHVMTQYFIKTGANSWDMKMLIDGRNPADPSGTQPYVMGLEFNSSGALTGIDTGGSTLFSVGADLKVTLNSATGNPPAGGWVPAISDGGTPATWSPNGALANPEGIVMDFSKSSQYASAFAVNKVSQDGYTTGELAGLEIDDSGVIFARYTNGQSKVQGQIILANFANVQGLTPVGKTQWVQSYESGEPVIGTPMSGTLGALQAGALEDSNVELSDQLVNLIVAQRNYQANAKTIETESAITQTIINLR; encoded by the coding sequence ATGTCGTTCAATATCGGTCTCAGCGGTCTGCGTGCCGCGAGCAAGGATCTCAACGTAACCGGTAACAACATTGCCAACGCGGGTACGGTTGGCTTCAAGCAGTCGCGGGCGGAATTTTCCGACGTATATGCGGCTTCCGTGCTGGGTACCGGCAAGAACCCGCAGGGCAGCGGCGTGCTGATGTCCAACATTTCCCAGCAGTTCAACCAGGGCAACATCAACTACACGCAGAACGCGCTGGACCTGGCGATCAATGGCAACGGCTTCTTCCAGGTCAGCAACAACGGTGCAGTGAGCTATACCCGCGCCGGTTACTTCGGCACCGACCGCCAGGGCTTCCTGGTCGACAACTTCGGCTACAAGCTGCAGGGTTTCCCGGTGGACGGCAACGGCAACCTGCAGAACGGTGTGGTGGGTGACTTGCAGATCCAGACCACCAACCAGGAGCCAAAGGCGACCAGTACGATCAATACCGCCTTCAACCTGAACTCTACGCTGAAGTCGCCGGTTACCTGGCAGACGACTTATGACGCGGCTGTAGATCCGCAGGTTTATCAAGCTGCCTATGACGATACATATGGTGCTCGACTTCCGGTGCTCATCGCGGAGTATTACGCGGATCCAGCCAACAGTGTTGTCGATCCAGATAATCCTTCTCCGCAAGAAATTGCAGATGCAACTGCCTACGCGACTCCGTTTGCTGAGGCGGCTGCTGTGGCTGCGGGTAATAATGCAACTCGTGCTGCCGCTTTGACTGCCGCCAACGCCACCTTCGACCCGACCGACCCGACCACCTACAACAGTTCCACCTCGCTGAATATCTACGACTCCCAGGGTAACGCTCACGTCATGACGCAGTACTTCATCAAGACCGGCGCCAACAGCTGGGATATGAAAATGCTGATCGACGGTCGTAATCCGGCTGATCCCAGTGGGACGCAGCCTTATGTCATGGGGCTGGAGTTCAATTCGTCCGGCGCCTTGACCGGCATCGATACTGGAGGCTCGACGCTTTTCAGTGTCGGTGCCGACCTCAAGGTCACGCTCAATAGTGCCACTGGCAATCCGCCTGCTGGCGGCTGGGTGCCGGCGATTTCCGACGGTGGTACACCGGCCACCTGGTCGCCGAACGGTGCGCTTGCCAATCCCGAGGGCATCGTCATGGATTTCAGTAAATCCAGCCAGTACGCCAGTGCCTTCGCCGTCAACAAGGTCAGTCAGGATGGTTACACCACTGGCGAGCTGGCAGGGCTTGAGATCGATGACAGCGGGGTGATCTTTGCCCGCTACACCAACGGCCAGTCCAAAGTGCAAGGGCAGATCATCCTGGCCAATTTCGCCAACGTTCAGGGCCTGACGCCTGTCGGCAAGACACAGTGGGTGCAATCCTACGAGTCCGGCGAGCCGGTGATCGGCACGCCGATGTCCGGCACGCTGGGCGCGCTGCAGGCCGGTGCGCTGGAAGACTCCAACGTCGAATTGTCGGATCAGTTGGTCAATCTGATCGTCGCCCAGCGCAACTACCAGGCCAACGCCAAGACCATCGAGACCGAAAGCGCCATTACCCAGACCATCATCAACCTGCGCTGA
- the flgF gene encoding flagellar basal-body rod protein FlgF, with protein sequence MDKMLYVAMTGASQNARAQQAHANNLANLSTTGFRRDFEQARSMQVFGDSFPARVYAMTERPGTDFTSGTLQETGRDLDVAVEGDGWIAVQAPDGSEAYVRTGSFNIDTLGMLRTGDGLPVLGNAGPIAIPPEEKIDIGHDGSISIRALGEDPNVVVTVDRLKLVNPDPKQLEKGTDGMIRMKDGQPQEADAAVRVTSGFLEASNVNAVAEMTSMLSLARQFELHVKMMRTAEEDGAAAARVLQIS encoded by the coding sequence ATGGACAAGATGCTCTACGTGGCCATGACCGGTGCCAGCCAGAACGCGCGCGCCCAGCAAGCCCACGCCAACAACCTGGCCAACCTGTCCACGACCGGATTTCGCCGTGACTTCGAGCAGGCGCGGTCGATGCAGGTATTCGGTGACAGTTTTCCGGCGCGCGTCTACGCGATGACCGAGCGTCCCGGTACCGACTTCACTTCCGGGACGCTGCAGGAAACCGGACGCGATCTTGATGTGGCCGTCGAGGGAGACGGCTGGATTGCGGTGCAGGCGCCTGATGGCAGTGAGGCTTATGTACGTACCGGCAGCTTCAATATCGACACCCTGGGCATGCTGCGGACCGGCGATGGTTTGCCGGTGCTCGGCAATGCTGGGCCGATTGCCATCCCTCCGGAAGAAAAGATCGATATCGGCCACGATGGCTCCATCAGTATCCGCGCTCTGGGCGAAGACCCGAACGTGGTGGTGACGGTTGATCGGCTCAAGCTGGTCAACCCCGATCCGAAGCAGCTGGAAAAGGGCACTGACGGCATGATTCGCATGAAGGATGGGCAGCCCCAGGAGGCGGATGCAGCGGTGCGCGTGACGTCTGGCTTTCTTGAGGCGAGTAACGTCAATGCGGTGGCTGAGATGACCTCGATGCTGTCGCTGGCCCGACAGTTCGAGTTGCACGTGAAGATGATGCGCACCGCCGAAGAAGATGGCGCCGCTGCGGCCCGAGTATTGCAAATCAGCTAG